Genomic DNA from Acanthopagrus latus isolate v.2019 chromosome 2, fAcaLat1.1, whole genome shotgun sequence:
GGCTCACACCTCTACAAGCTTTCACCCACACAGGTATCTCAGGTACGCGTTCAGCCATCAGCGAGATACTCAGATACACACTGGATCTACTCCTAAGATTGAAGATACTTTACGTTGGCTGGCCGACACAGAACAGCCTTTGAAAGACGATACCGTGTGAGTGATTTCATGATCTAGGGGTTTTGTCTATGTGGAAGGGGCTTTAGTATATTTCTTGGGTTTATTGTGGATACTTCTGCACAGCTAATTCAACGAGAAAAAACACAGGCTAGAtcctcagttcagttcagttgaatttattttaatttgcgTTGCCAAAGCACACTTGGGTAATGCTGACTAGCAAGTTGTGCACTGTTTGGTATGGCATGcacacagcaggacagaagAATTTGTGGGCGTACAAAGGGGGCCCCTCCGTCTCAGGTCTGTTATCTGTTAAATTTGACCTGCAGATgttttctggaggaaaaaagtgAGGGGCGGGAAGGGTACAGGGTGAGcaagctgcagtgttttccagaaagagaaaataatgtcagagagagagcgctGTAAGTGAATTCATCAGTTCAGCGGAGAAAAGATAAGTCTGATGGTATTTACTGTCTTATCTGCATGTGAGCTTTCAAGGTGCCATGTGTCGTCACAGGTGTATGCATGACTGGCTTCAGCTTGAGCTTTCAAGGTACGCAAAGTTGTCGAGGAGAGTAGACCGAGGTCAAGCAAGACAACGTAGCGTGCATGCaagcaggagaagcagaaaGGAAGGTTTTAACAGGGTCTCAAAACAAGGTCTGGTTCGAGTTAAAAAGTTATTCCACTGTCTCTCCCTCTACACAGACGTGAAGTTTTGGAAAACTCTGATGTGCAAAGTGCCAGGAcgagtgttgttttttttcctgcgcgAGAGCACAGCTGCACTgaaatttgtaaaaaaaaaaaaagaaaaaaaaaaagttgttgccGCACAAGACTATGCAAATCTTTCGCACAGTCTTGTGTATCTTTAACTTCTGCGGTTCAGATTTGCTAAAATATTTAGAGCTGCAAGGGAAAGTGGAGGCGGTTAGGCTAATAAGTGTGTCAGTAATCTGCTGAGACGTGGTGTCAAGGTATCTTACCGTCTCATTAAGGAAACCAGTTGGGCCGGGTGGTAGAAACAGTAGTATtgttacacacatacagtatgtagtACTACCCTGTATGTTTAGCCTTATAACCCACATCTTATTATATCTGCACAATTACTCATAGACtcgttcattcattcagccaGAAACAGATTTGAGATAGCGTATGAAAATCCATTGATTACCATTCaattttcctctcttctcccaaTTCTTCACTCGTTTACTCAACCACCcactcagagagaaagaggcgaTTAAAAGTCAGCCTTAAGATGATTTACTTCTTGGGGAAAAGCGCAATGGCTTTAAAATGGGATGACTCATGCTATAAACTGGAGTGTATAAATTTGATTGCGAAACGTGCCGGTCAATTATGTCTGAGGATTGGATGACTTGTACTGGACTGTGCTGCTGAGGCATGCCAAAGCGAATGATGTGGGGCATTTCCTGTGACACCACACTCATATTCCATACTCATATCCGTTTCTACATTTATTTCTCTCAGGTGTTCTCACAATCAAGATGGCCACCTTTGATAACGACACCGACTTCTTCAATGCCAGTGCCTTCTACTGTAAATTTGATGAAGATTTCAAATACATCCTCCTTCCTGTCAGCTATGCCCTTGTGTTTGTGGTCGGTCTGGGGCTGAATGCCACAGCGCTGTATGTGATTGTGTTCCGCACTAAGCGCTGGAAACCCTCCACGATCTACATGTTCAACCTGACGATGTGTGACACTCTCTACATCCTCACCCTGCCCTTCCTCATCTATTACTACGCAGATGAGAACGACTGGCCCTTCACTGAACCGCTCTGCAAGCTCATACGCTTCCTGTTTTACGCCAACTTATATGGTACAGTTCTTCTATGGTATATAACCATTaaatacagcaaaaaacagATAGGGTGCAAACATGGCACATGGCAACATCTGATGTAATACACTATAATgcaaaacatcaacacacaagATGACACAATAAGACCCGATAAGGAACACAATACCACATAATTTGATACAATACAACGCTATGCTATTGATAGGCTACAAGACACCACGCTAGGTCACAGAAGGCTAGGCTACAATGTGCTACAGTACTGTACAGTTGGGCTATGCTACACTAAACTACTAAACATAACGTGCTGcaaaatacaatacataatCCTCAATAGGCTACACAATATAAGGCTGCAATATACCATAATGTGCGGcacaacattttacattaaGCTACATTTGCCAGCATATGATAGCCTACACTACTATTTTTCAGGCTACAATACACTATGCAACTGTATGATACAATCGTCAGAACTAGGCCACCTTACTCCAGTCTACCATTTGAAATGCTATGGTAAAATAATATGATATGACATGCTATATGCTACAACACAGTAAGCTTCTTTGCTACAGTACAGCACAATCAGGCTACGCCATACTAGGCTACCATATTATATGCTATGGTAATATTTAATGGCATGCTATACGCTACGATATAATAAGCTAAACTTGGCAATGctacagtacaatacaatataCTACATAAGGTAACACTACACTAGGCTACCACATGACACACTAAGCTAAGATACAATAAGAATTGAGACAACATGCTTTACACTACAGTAGTCTACAATTGGCTAcaataatatatacaataatatATGTTACAATATGTAACATTAGGCAAGGCAAACATGTGATACACTATAGGAAGATAATATGATAGGACACAACATGCTACAATACAATAGGCTAAATTGCGCTAATACGATACACTACACTCGGCTAGGCTACAACGCGCCATGCTTCAGTATGATTCTATGCTACACTGGGCAACCACACGATATGCTTTTGTAATGTACAATAAGACATAACATGGCATGCTATATGCTATCATACAATGAGCTACTTTAGTCTACAGTGCAATATGCTTAGGTAAAATATGTTACGTTAGTCTACACTACACTAGGTTACCATTTGATGCACTATGTTAAAACACAATATGACTAGACACAACATGCTATACACTATGATTATATTCTGCACACAAGGCTGCACAATAGTAGGCTACAGTATGGCATCCTACTGTACGTAACAGCATAAGGCTGCCAGTTGCCTACAATGCAGTATTCAACGGAGCGATACAATGCAATACGTCGCAGTACAATGTGGTACAACAAAATTCATTATGATATGATACAATAAGAAAACAGGTTACATAATGCATTGAAGAATAGCAGGATGCAATACAACAACCTTTGTTTCAAGTTGAAGTTCATCTTGTCATCgaaatgttaaatgtatgcATTTTACACTGATATGCAATTTGATATGACACAATACAAATTCATGCATGACTTGTAATGTATGTTTGAGCTGACAATGAGACACAAATCGACATGAAGTACATACTGATACCTAAAGCGCTAACTAATATGGTTTAAAATTGATTTTGGTTTTGAGTGCAGTTAAGTATCTATCACTCTGGCAGGTTCCATTCTCTTCCTGTGCTGTATCAGTTTGCATCGCTTTGTTGGCATCTGCTATCCAGTGCGCTCCCTGTACTGGGTCAGCGCTCGTCGGGCCAGGCTGGTATCTGTGGCAGTGTGGGCCTGTGTTTTATTATGCCAGGCACCCGTCCTCTACTTCTCAAGAATTAGGTGATTTCAATTTGCATAACTCTCATCCTTTCAGTCTTTTCCCCCTCTATTCCTCCTTCACTTAGTTAATACCCCTTTTCACTGAATTGAAAGTGTTTTTAACTGTGGTCTATTGATTTTTGTGGGATGCCAATTTTGCCAAGTGCCTTATCTCCAGGCGCCTTAATGGGACACCCCTGAGTGAACAACCAACCTGCTGGCTAccaatttacattttatttcctcctatCTCTTTTTATGGGCCTCAATGCCAAACGAGGAAGCAGTAGCATTTAATAATCCCCAATTTATTTTAACCTCCTCTGTTAGGGATGCAGCCTCGGGGCGGGTCTGCTACGACACCACGAGCCCGGAGCTTTTTGACGACTTCTTGGTCTACAGCTCAGTAGTGTCAGTTCTTATGTTTGCCGTGCCCTTCATGGTCGTGATGGTGTGCTACGGGCTCATGGTGCGGAAACTTCTGGAGCCTGGCTGGGGCTcagaagggggggagagagggggccTGGCCGCCAATCGTACTAAGCAGAAGTCGGTGAAGATGATCATCATTGTGCTGGCAACGTTCATGCTCTGCTTCCTCCCTTTCCACCTCACCAGGAGTCTTTACTACTCGTTCAGATACCTTAGGCAGGTCAATCCAGCACAGGTGAGGaccaacacttttatttttctagTAAATGTGTTACTTTGAAAAGCTCATTGTGTAATTTTTATATGTCCATCAGATCAGCTGTTCATTGCTGGAAGCCTCCAGTGTGGCCTACAAGGTCACCCGACCTTTTGCCAGCGCCAACAGCTGTATAGACCCCATACTTTACTTCCTGGCTGGGCAGGACATCCGCAGTCACCTCACCAAGAAGAAAAAGCCATCTACATTGAAATCAGCAGATGTGAATGAGACAACAAAACTCTGATCTGATAGCTCAGTCTGCATTGGTAATGATGCAAAAGGGCTGTGGGGACACTGTTTGTGCTCGTTGCCAGACAACCTATGCTTTCTTCAAGAGTACAATTTTCAATCCTCAATATCCACCAGCTGTCTGTGCAGCAAACACATGAGTTCTGAGGGTTGGAACACATGAAGAAGCAAGAGTGAAATTAAAACCAAGGAAACACTATACAACCCTAACTGGACTGTCAAAAAAGTACAGTTGAGCAACACAGCATTCAGAGTTCTATCCTTAACCAGCCAAGGTGTATGTATGTTCACATTAGACTAgatgttagaaaaaaacaaaaaaatcagatatACACAGTTATGGTGGCTTAAGGTTATagataaaaatctaaatcatgTAGCATATTCCTGAACGGAGGCACTAGAGGCCTTCAAAGGATTTCTTGATatcatgttgtttgttatttttgaatgtaaagCGAGAAACTAAATTATATGACACTCCCCAGCTGTGATTTGTCAAGTGCTTGTTATCACCTGTAGTGTTTCCTACAGGTGATAACAAGCACTggtatacatacatatatatacacagtacatTTAGGTCTTTATTTTAGTCCAGATTTCTGTTCTGAAATGCAAGTAAAGACCTATTCAATCGTAAAGCTTTGTTTgcatatttaatcaaataatacaaaaacaatgcaaGTAACTGAATAGGGacgtttcatgttttgttttgttgttttttttccccctcttctcttGTAGTGTTAGTTTACTGGATGACTAGTGTAACTGGTGTTTGGACATCAGACGGAGATGGCTCAGATGTTCAGCCTCTTTACTGgcttttaaaggataagttcaaatgaaaatttaaattcAGCCATCATCTTCTCAACcccatgccaatggaaagtTTTTTGTGAAGTTGCACAGtgctcaaaacatttctggagcttaacagcaaagcattttaatttttgggtgaacttatcctttcaagttttaatattttgaatctgctggagaagtttgtgtgtgtgtgtgtgtgtgtgtgtcactttgtgtcataaaaatgtgaaggaactaaaaaaaaaaaacaagatatgaTAAACTtctataatatataatatatgtggTACATTGTGGTGATACTTGTCATTATTTGTCTCCTGGACCATAATGCTTTTTGTTTAACCTAGATGATATCATTTGTGTCAAGTGAGATATAATTATTGCATTACGGCTACAGAATGAGTCTGACTGTCATTCAGCAAGACATTTACAACAGTTCATCCTTTAATGTTAGCTCACATATTCTCTTTGTCCCTGAACCATACACTCTCTGAGCAGCTGTCTGGGTGTTTGAAATGTCAGCTAATTGGTTATGAGTTTAACTGTAATTTGTGGGAAGGGTGACCTTAGTTGCAGTGTTGCTGAGCCACTTGGTACCTTCACTGGTCTTGGCTTCACTTGATTTACGCAATTGGTGGTCCTTTTGTCATGTGAAACACAAACCACCACTAGGGGGTTGTACTCCCTTACAAAACAAGGCTATGGCTGATGAAGCATCAGGTTTCTTTGCTCCCATTACACAGACCCAAACCTGACGCATTCACAGACGGCCgcaaacaaacagtaaaaagcCACATTATTATATAGTTTGTTAAGAGCAATAATGGCAAACAAGAACAGATTTAAAATACATCTCTTCTTTATTTCAAGAGTAAAAACATCATACAGAAAAAGTGAATATTATAAATGCAATCTACAAACTCGATGAgatgaatgttttctttgaatCCTTCCCTTCCATCAGCAACACTTCAGCCTGAAAACatgtaataatgatgataataatccTAATGATAGCAAGAATAGTCATAAGAAcagatcaaatgaaaacatgtaacTGCTGCAAACAATAAATATCCAGTCCTCCAGACATGCTGGCATGTCCCTGTAACAACATAATAAGAAAAATTGAAAGTGAGTAGCTCTATGATTATAGTACACTCGTTAAAAAACCCATGAGGATGTAAACTGAGGCCAGCCGAGCTGCAGAGACTTTGAGGCATCTTAACCACTAATCCTCCACAGCCGCTGGTTGgtttatttaattaaacaataaaaaataaatatgtgcgtgtgtgtgtgtaagtgggAGTGGTTTCTTGCAGTTATTCAGATTGCATAACTGGAGTCTGGATCTATatgttgcctgtgtgtgtaGGACTTTTTAAAGTTCAtgattagaaaagaaaaacactcagatGTTGCACTCAAATGGTCGAAAATCATTTTTCTGTATCTACCATATTGATTTTTTAACCGGAAACTCAGCTGATATGCATGATATGTGACAGAGTTCAGCAGTTTTTGATCGATGGATTTGATATGTGTTTCTCTCATTTAGCGTGCGGCGTCTCTCACCTCATACATACTGTTTGCTAAAAATTATAAAAGCCATGTACGGTCTGTTTTTCTACACCCACCCATATTTACATATGTACATTCATTTACACGCTCTATTCTAAAAAGTGATATCTACCCTACCCTAGGTCTCAAATGACAGTTGCAGCCTCTAACTGCCATTGGGATGCAGTGTTGTTATTCAAAAAAATGCTGTGATACGGTATTAGGGcctttaaactttaaaggagacatattctgctcatttttagGTTCATCATTTACTTGGAGCCACAAGTAGATTAAGTTTTAGCGCTcatctctttaaggccccgcctCCTGAAGACCCAgtctgccctgattggtcagcctACACAagcctgacccagcaccactaacaacaacagggcagttgtgctaaatcaattcttacataccGGACTAGCTGCTATGCATaagttattaaaatgtgtgacatggtgacgtagtgtaatatcacaaagtcacagataTAAAGGCGGAAGCAGCTGAGGAGGCATTTCAggggcagtgttttctttgagtGAGAGGAGCGTCTGTTGGTGCACTTtgacctttaaaaataaaataaagaaagcataacaggtctcctttaagagCATGCTTTGGCCCCTAGTCATCTACTAGGACCTAATCTAAAAGCCTTAGAGTTACAAATGTTATCAAAGCTGACTGCAGGTAGGTGCCGATGCTGAATGAATGTTTCTCAAACTCTACATCAACATCTACAAGGCCTAAAACCTCCGCCCACCTGCGGTTCCCGTGTGAGCAGAAGAGAAGCTAGATCACTTaactatatataaaaaaatatcagaaagcAAAACAGATATTGAATTAGCTGACGTTTTCCTCCATGTAATAGTTCCTTTAGTGCTTCGTGGTCTTTAATCAAGTGTCATATGACCCATAATTTTATGTCAGCTGAGCTATGTTTTCTACTTGAAAGCCTTCTTAGCCATACGGAACTTGAttgaagatgttttcttctgtttttaacaTAAACAGATTTTGTTTCAGTCTCACTGCTGTCTTTTTGTCAGTCATGTATTCCACAGTGTTATGTCCTCACTTCACTGTACACAAGATAAACTATGCATCTATTAGTTTGGGCGCATAAGCAAAAGTGTGCATATGGAGATGTGCAAGTCTACATGTGCTCCATGTAGCCCATGTGTGGTTTTCccctgcgagtgtgtgttttttttttgtttttttttaaacatagaaGCACTAATACAGGAGCTAAGAGTTTTTTCCCTCTCCGCCTTCCTTCTAGTGTCAGGTGTTGACAACTTTGTCATCGCTTTCTACTCTGCCTTTTGAGTTGAACTTCTATGATACAGCTGTAAAGtacaatgtttgtttatataataataaatacagttGTAATAGTCCTCGTCGTGTGAATAGGAACAACTTCTTCCAGCAGGAGGTGGTTCTCgtggtttgtttttggtgtCAGTTGTGTTGAGGCCATCCTCCACGCCGGCTGTCAGGTCGTCACCGAACGATGAGGTCATCTTCAGCGAGGTAGTGATATCGTGCACCGTCTCTCCGTCCCTTCACCTGGAAGAGGGAGTCAAAATGTCAGGGAGGTGGCAGGATGAGGACGTGACGCACAGAATGAAAGAAGGACAGAAACTCTTTGGCCTGCTCTAAGCACATGCCCATCATTAATCACTCATTTGGGCTGATTACGATGCACAAATGATTGCCTACTTCAGATAGTTAACCAGATAGATGGATGGTTCTGACAACAGGCGGCGTCACATGCTTACGGCAATTATTCCGATTTAGAGAGTGCAGGATAATGTGCATGAGAGgaccagaggaaacagaagaagctCATCTCCTAAATCACTTCACAGAATCGCTCTGCTCGTCTGATAAACTGATCACGCTGTCCGTCATTTCCCCTCCCAGCAAAACAGACTACATTATTCAGCGTTGATGATCTCAAACCACTTTGCAGCACTTTAGCTCCTAAGTGTggaggaaatggagagagaagTGGAAGGAGAGACGCGATCGCAGcaagagaggagtgaaggaagtgtgtgttgtACCTCCTGATGCCAGACAACGAGGAAGAGAAGGATTTCCCTCCGAACAGGGAGTTTCTTTGCTCCTGGGATGATGCCTTGGTTTCCACGACGACAGGCTTGTGCTCGGGGATCTGGGCGACTTGAAACCTGTCAGTCGAGCAAGAGATTAGATCGCTGTTACCTTCAGATAACATGGTAGTTGTGATGTTATGACTTCCACTTTAACACTTTCCTAAATGTTTAATGACTTTTGTTGAGTTATTTGAAATTAATGGTTCTACTGTATACATAAACTGGTTATATCCAAAACCCCTTCTATAGATAATGGAAATGCTAAATTAAAGTTGAATTATCTTATATGTAACTGTGATAAGTAgttatatatttacattgtaTTTCCCCATGTGTCTTGTCAGTTGTGTGGTGTTTTATGAATCAATAAGGCCCCAGCTCACCTCCCCACTGACAGCACCGTcagctctccctccttcctctccttcacttCATTTCCTTCCACTTTTTCTACAGTATTTGGCACAGCAGCTTGTGTATGGTGGGTGTCCATAAACACTCCACCCAGCAGGGGTCTCTTCTGCTGGTCCTTGGATGTGTCCAGGGAGGGCAGGATGAGGGACTGAGGGGGCTTCAAGGGATCCTTCAGGGAGTCCAGGGGAGGGATGAGGACAGGGGGCCACTTCCTCTGGGCACAGCGGGTGCAGCGGTAGCCGTGTTTAGGGGCCAGGCCCGAGAGGCCAGAGATGGTGTGGAGATGGGACTGATGGGGGCACAGCCTGGGGAGGGAGCGGAACGCCGACAGGGGAGACAGCATGGGGAacctgagaggaagaggaaggagtgAACAACTGATCAGATAGATTTAAACAATTTTCAGGCATTTTTACATTAGTCATTCATTTCCATTCATTGGCATGTTTGATGCTGTCTGACGTAGAGTCTTTTAACAATGGGTTAATATATGTTAAGCTGTTCTTCGTTCGGTAAAcaagagaaacttgaattcagaggGTCTAtggtttttgaaaatgaatgtaagAATATTCCTTTCTTgaccttttctttcattcttttttggTTATTGTGGGATGTGGAACTTGAGATACAAAGTGGTATGACAAGACATTGCCATTTTTCAGTGTGAATATCTAAATGGAAAAGAAATTaagaattaaaatgtaaaggGCTCTGTGCTCCCTGGGCTCCTGTGCTCTTTCCATTGTTATTTTGTGTAGAGCAAAGCGATGAATGCAGCTGTGTCCACTGTGTTATACTAGTTAGTGGGTGACCTGAGGTAACCCTAGAACctcccacaacacacacaggacctGAAAGCTTTCCAGATTTCGGCGCATATCGCGCCTGTGTGTCAGAATGTTCTCGAATCTAAAGATCACATGTTACAGCAGCCCATTGAGCAGCCGAACACTGCCAGAGGCCTCTGTCACCTCTCATTATTGTAGATGTGGCTTCCGCGGGGGAGTGCTTCGGGGACATTCACCAACATGCAGTACCGTGAGATAAGATGAACTTAATTGATTCTGTGGGAGAAGCTCGGTCTGTAAATTGGAGCACAAAGATGACAAATGATTCTTCTGTGTCATCTCCGGCCAGTGTTAGTTTACACAGCATCAGGGAGAAGTCCAAACACCCACTGCGGAATAAAGCAACATGTTGCTGGACTTGTTAGATTAACCTCTAACTACCTCAGCAATTTCTCCTCGGCCACAGATTACAACCAAATTTCCAGCCACAACTACACTCGGTCGTGTAAATGGTGCGACCTTGAGCTGCGCGACAGCCAATGAGCTTAGTGACAGACGGGGTGTTTCAGCCTCATGACTCAAGAGACAGCGGTTACGAGTGTGTCAGCCAATCACTTCAAACATGTGGGGGTGAGTCACTGCCAAGTGTCAGCACACTCCAGAGCTCCACCGAGGAAATGGAGCCCGCAGTGAGATAACGTCTCTTAGCGTTTTACTTTCCTCATTGAacgaaaacactgaaaatgtttagaAATGCATCTTCATTTAAAGGTCGAGAATACGTTTTTTAAGCTACCTACACGACTATGTTGTTGAATTCAGATGACGTAATCAAACTGATAAAGTATGTAGTCCATCAAGAAGTGGCAAAGAAATAATATCATCAAATTGTAAACTAAGCTGTTATTTCCCTTTAGTCAAGAAGTCATCACTACATTCACAActttacacacatacagttgtTGTATGCCTGTTGTAGGGCTGTTCCTTCAATCCTTTCCTCCTGCATCTAGCAGTACACAATAGATCATGAGAAAGTTTGTCCTATTTATGATAAAGAATTAAACCGTGTTTGCAATGGAAAATATGAACCAttgccatgttttgttttgtttttttttaagtaggtCCCAGGGGGGTTTGACGCAAGTcataaaattttttttaattagtttaccTGAAAACTATGTGCAATTGTAAAGACTGATATATGATGCTAGTGGAACAAATCTGTGTGAAGAGCTCTCTGCTTTCATCTCAGAAGA
This window encodes:
- the LOC119030424 gene encoding P2Y purinoceptor 2-like, translating into MATFDNDTDFFNASAFYCKFDEDFKYILLPVSYALVFVVGLGLNATALYVIVFRTKRWKPSTIYMFNLTMCDTLYILTLPFLIYYYADENDWPFTEPLCKLIRFLFYANLYGSILFLCCISLHRFVGICYPVRSLYWVSARRARLVSVAVWACVLLCQAPVLYFSRIRDAASGRVCYDTTSPELFDDFLVYSSVVSVLMFAVPFMVVMVCYGLMVRKLLEPGWGSEGGERGGLAANRTKQKSVKMIIIVLATFMLCFLPFHLTRSLYYSFRYLRQVNPAQISCSLLEASSVAYKVTRPFASANSCIDPILYFLAGQDIRSHLTKKKKPSTLKSADVNETTKL